One window of the Bacteroidota bacterium genome contains the following:
- the lipB gene encoding lipoyl(octanoyl) transferase LipB: protein MKILDLGLKKYAEVLHMQEELFNNNVEAKLRGVATQNTIILCEHEPVFTLGKSGHRENILVSKEEMKAEFYHTNRGGDVTFHGPGQLVVYPILDLDKLEIGLAKYIAKLEETIIETLKAYNIIGQRLDGAAGIWIKDKGPERKICAIGVKASRNITMHGLAININTDLSYFGKIIPCGLENKQVTSIQKELNQVVDLEKYKKAFITTFVREFGL from the coding sequence GCAGGAGGAACTATTTAATAATAATGTCGAAGCCAAACTCCGAGGAGTGGCTACTCAAAACACAATCATTCTCTGCGAACACGAGCCCGTTTTTACCTTGGGAAAGAGTGGTCATCGTGAAAATATTTTAGTCAGCAAGGAAGAAATGAAGGCTGAATTTTATCACACCAACCGAGGGGGTGATGTTACCTTTCATGGGCCCGGACAGTTGGTCGTCTATCCCATTCTGGATTTAGACAAATTGGAAATCGGCTTGGCCAAATACATTGCCAAACTGGAAGAAACCATCATCGAAACGCTTAAAGCCTATAACATTATCGGGCAGAGACTCGATGGTGCTGCCGGCATCTGGATAAAAGACAAAGGGCCTGAACGAAAGATCTGCGCCATCGGGGTAAAAGCAAGTCGCAACATTACCATGCACGGACTAGCCATCAATATCAATACCGACCTCTCCTATTTCGGTAAAATCATTCCATGCGGATTGGAGAATAAACAGGTTACTTCTATTCAAAAAGAACTGAACCAAGTTGTTGATTTAGAGAAATACAAGAAGGCATTTATTACGACCTTTGTTCGGGAATTTGGTCTGTAA
- a CDS encoding DUF983 domain-containing protein: MNIITGKCPRCEQGEVFESSNPYLVSKMLNTHKRCAHCNLNYIPEIGFYWGATYVAYALTVAFSGLVFVISTIMFGFMNSLNLNYVLVNGILIFILSPVFFRLSRIFWLWMFYERS, encoded by the coding sequence ATGAATATAATAACCGGAAAATGTCCTCGCTGCGAGCAGGGCGAAGTGTTTGAGTCAAGCAATCCATATTTGGTGTCAAAAATGCTCAACACGCATAAGCGGTGCGCGCATTGCAATCTAAACTACATTCCTGAGATTGGATTTTATTGGGGAGCCACTTATGTGGCTTATGCGTTGACGGTGGCTTTCAGCGGGCTGGTGTTTGTGATTTCTACCATCATGTTTGGTTTTATGAATTCGCTGAATCTGAATTACGTGTTGGTGAATGGGATTCTGATATTTATTTTGAGTCCGGTATTCTTTCGTCTTTCCCGAATATTCTGGCTATGGATGTTTTATGAGCGAAGCTGA